A single region of the Petrotoga sp. 9PWA.NaAc.5.4 genome encodes:
- the metG gene encoding methionine--tRNA ligase, with protein MPKFYVTTPIYYVNSEPHIGSAYTTIVADVIARFKRMMGYNVFFLTGTDEHGQKVLQASKEKNISPQQYVDNLSSKFKKLWDEMGISYDHFVRTTDDYHIKTVQIFVQKMIENKDVYKGKYAGWYCVHDETFWAEEDIIQEDDKKLCPECHRELKWVEEENYFFKLSKYTEPLLKYYEEHPDFVEPSFRKNEMLQILKNGLKDLSITRTSFDWGIPLPSDPQHVIYVWVDALINYVSAIGFSDNVEKFNEYWPADLHLIGKEINRFHSIIWPAMLMSVGLPLPKKVFAHGWLTVNGQKISKSLGNAIDPRILMKVYGKDVIRYYLLRDINFGKDGDFSEENLIVRYNADLVNDLSNLIHRTLTMLEKYFEGVIPISEKSDKIDDELFELIENKKNQYINFMETYQFTQALENLWEIIRFSNKYIDLTEPWILGRDESKKGRLSTVLYNLTDSIRIISILIYPIMPETSQDILKKIGYDSAHIHFENIKLGLLRKGIKIDKGNPLFERIDSNEWKRVIQQEKTGKEEKMETINNANNVIEIDDFKKVDLRIGEIIKAENIEKSNKLIRLVINLGELGDKQIIAGIKSYYSAEELIGKKVVVITNLKPAKLMGETSEGMLLAAKDSQGNLSLLTLDRDLEPGSKIS; from the coding sequence TTGCCCAAGTTTTATGTAACAACTCCAATTTATTACGTAAACAGTGAACCACATATAGGATCAGCATATACCACAATTGTTGCAGATGTTATAGCGAGATTTAAAAGAATGATGGGATATAATGTTTTTTTCTTAACCGGAACAGATGAACATGGCCAAAAGGTTTTACAAGCTTCAAAAGAAAAAAATATTTCTCCACAACAGTATGTTGACAATCTTTCATCAAAATTCAAAAAACTATGGGACGAAATGGGTATAAGTTATGATCATTTTGTTCGAACAACCGATGATTACCATATTAAAACTGTCCAGATATTTGTTCAAAAAATGATTGAAAATAAAGATGTATACAAAGGAAAATATGCAGGATGGTATTGTGTGCACGATGAAACCTTTTGGGCAGAAGAAGATATTATTCAAGAAGACGATAAAAAGCTTTGTCCTGAATGTCATAGAGAACTCAAATGGGTTGAAGAAGAAAATTATTTTTTTAAACTTTCAAAGTATACGGAACCTCTTTTAAAGTATTATGAAGAACATCCGGATTTTGTTGAACCATCTTTCAGAAAAAATGAAATGCTTCAGATCCTTAAAAACGGATTAAAAGATTTAAGTATAACAAGGACCTCTTTTGACTGGGGTATACCTTTACCGAGCGATCCTCAACATGTGATTTATGTATGGGTAGACGCTCTAATAAACTATGTAAGCGCCATAGGTTTTTCTGATAATGTAGAAAAGTTCAATGAATACTGGCCTGCAGATTTACACTTAATTGGAAAAGAAATAAATAGATTTCATTCCATAATTTGGCCTGCTATGTTAATGTCGGTAGGGCTACCTTTACCAAAAAAGGTTTTTGCTCATGGATGGTTAACAGTTAATGGTCAAAAGATTTCAAAATCCTTAGGAAATGCAATAGACCCTCGAATTTTGATGAAAGTATATGGAAAAGATGTTATTAGGTATTATCTTTTAAGAGACATTAACTTCGGAAAAGACGGAGATTTTTCCGAAGAGAATTTAATAGTTAGATATAATGCTGATTTAGTAAATGATCTGAGTAATTTAATACACAGAACCTTAACAATGCTTGAAAAATATTTTGAAGGTGTAATTCCAATTTCAGAAAAATCTGATAAAATAGATGATGAACTTTTTGAACTAATAGAAAACAAGAAAAATCAATATATAAACTTCATGGAAACTTACCAATTTACTCAGGCTTTAGAAAATTTGTGGGAAATAATAAGATTTTCAAACAAATATATAGACCTCACTGAACCATGGATCTTAGGAAGAGATGAAAGCAAAAAAGGAAGATTATCAACGGTTCTATATAATTTAACTGATAGCATTAGAATTATATCGATTTTAATTTATCCTATAATGCCAGAAACATCTCAAGACATATTAAAAAAGATTGGATATGATTCGGCACACATTCATTTTGAAAATATAAAATTAGGACTTTTGAGAAAAGGAATAAAGATAGATAAAGGTAATCCTCTTTTTGAAAGAATTGATTCAAACGAATGGAAAAGAGTTATTCAACAAGAAAAAACAGGTAAGGAGGAAAAAATGGAAACTATTAACAATGCTAACAACGTAATAGAAATAGATGACTTTAAAAAAGTTGATTTAAGAATTGGTGAAATAATAAAAGCAGAAAATATTGAAAAATCGAACAAATTGATACGATTAGTTATTAATTTAGGAGAGTTGGGAGACAAACAAATAATAGCTGGTATTAAATCTTATTATTCTGCTGAAGAATTAATTGGTAAAAAAGTTGTTGTAATTACTAATCTTAAACCGGCTAAACTTATGGGAGAAACGTCAGAAGGGATGCTGTTGGCAGCAAAAGACTCCCAAGGAAATTTAAGTTTATTAACCTTGGATAGAGATTTAGAACCAGGTTCCAAAATTTCGTAA
- a CDS encoding proline--tRNA ligase has protein sequence MRYSKLYAPTLKESPADSDIKSYELLIRGGFIRKISSGVYSYLPLGWKVIRKIENIVREEMERIGSQEIMLPIIHPAELWQMTGRWDDYGPELMKLKDRHNREFTLGPTHEEIVTFLMKNELRSYKQFPVNVFQVATKFRDEIRPRFGVLRAREFIMKDAYTFHTDYNSLHETYKEFYGAYDNICKRLGVKYAIVEADTGAIGGSFSHEFHVLAQNGEGKIYFCENCGYAASDEKAKSSEDFQGVEEETLKEIQMVDTGDCKTIEEVSNFLNVPKTKLIKSILLKSNKEWIMALIRGDKELNISKIRSFFQDQTIDLAQPEDVLKAFKVNVGYIGPINVPNDVKIIADFSVSSMKNGVIGAMQEKKHYINANPYRDFRIDEVCDIRYVEEGEKCPTENCEGKLKMARGIEVGQIFELGDKYSIKMKAYFTDENGEQKPYIMGCYGWGVSRTLGAIVEQLNDEDGIIWPKSIAPFEVAVLPLIKNDESIKDFSEKVYDFLIKKGVDVLLDDREVSAGIKFKDIDLIGVPLKILIGKSFKDGKVELKLRNSKETFFVNFSNFENLYEEVINYLAKYEQDLKIKF, from the coding sequence TTGAGATATTCTAAACTTTATGCTCCCACTTTAAAAGAGTCCCCTGCTGATTCTGATATTAAAAGTTATGAATTGTTAATTCGGGGTGGATTCATAAGAAAAATATCTTCAGGAGTATATTCTTATCTTCCATTAGGTTGGAAGGTTATAAGAAAAATTGAAAACATTGTGAGAGAAGAAATGGAAAGAATTGGTTCTCAGGAAATAATGCTGCCTATCATACATCCAGCTGAATTGTGGCAAATGACAGGAAGATGGGATGATTATGGTCCCGAATTAATGAAATTAAAAGATAGGCACAATAGAGAGTTTACACTTGGTCCGACTCATGAAGAGATAGTTACTTTTCTGATGAAAAACGAGCTAAGGTCATATAAACAATTCCCTGTAAATGTTTTCCAAGTTGCTACAAAATTTAGAGATGAAATTAGACCAAGGTTTGGTGTACTAAGGGCAAGGGAATTTATTATGAAAGATGCATATACATTTCATACAGATTATAATTCTCTACACGAAACGTATAAAGAATTTTATGGCGCATATGACAATATTTGCAAAAGATTAGGAGTTAAATATGCCATTGTTGAAGCTGATACTGGAGCTATTGGGGGTAGTTTTTCACATGAATTTCATGTACTTGCCCAAAATGGTGAAGGGAAAATCTATTTTTGTGAGAATTGCGGTTATGCAGCAAGCGACGAAAAAGCCAAATCATCAGAAGATTTTCAAGGTGTTGAAGAAGAAACACTAAAAGAAATTCAAATGGTTGACACAGGTGATTGTAAAACGATAGAAGAAGTTTCAAACTTTTTAAATGTTCCCAAAACAAAATTGATAAAATCAATATTGTTAAAATCCAACAAAGAATGGATAATGGCATTAATTCGTGGAGATAAAGAATTAAATATTTCAAAAATCCGTTCTTTCTTTCAAGATCAAACTATAGATTTAGCTCAACCTGAAGACGTTCTCAAAGCATTTAAAGTAAATGTAGGATACATAGGTCCGATAAATGTTCCAAACGATGTAAAAATAATAGCCGATTTTAGCGTAAGTTCAATGAAGAATGGTGTTATAGGGGCTATGCAAGAAAAGAAACATTATATAAATGCTAATCCCTATAGAGATTTTAGAATAGATGAAGTATGTGATATAAGATATGTGGAAGAAGGTGAAAAGTGCCCTACTGAGAATTGTGAAGGAAAACTAAAAATGGCAAGAGGAATTGAAGTTGGGCAAATTTTTGAATTGGGAGATAAATATTCAATAAAAATGAAAGCATACTTTACCGATGAAAATGGAGAGCAAAAACCTTATATAATGGGCTGTTATGGTTGGGGTGTTTCCAGAACTTTGGGGGCAATAGTTGAACAGTTAAACGACGAAGATGGAATAATTTGGCCAAAAAGTATAGCACCTTTTGAAGTAGCTGTCTTACCGTTGATAAAGAACGATGAATCAATAAAAGATTTTTCCGAAAAAGTTTACGATTTTCTTATTAAAAAAGGTGTTGATGTGCTTTTAGATGATAGAGAGGTTTCAGCAGGAATAAAATTTAAAGATATCGATCTTATAGGAGTACCTCTAAAAATACTAA